The proteins below come from a single Nitrosospira sp. Is2 genomic window:
- the epsA gene encoding XrtB/PEP-CTERM-associated transcriptional regulator EpsA yields MRDTERFIALTEREIEYLFRIIDSSTCITQRHQFFLWAQGEVQSLLPHVMLVCIFDDGSEESISIEKFSRTEFCAAKFSDLCRAEGGIIFRLMSAWSADENQPLLLCPSKPQAIAYRQFANDLKRDALDRIAAHGMHDTSGRTSSFFAFTQFSVPLTERHAYFLELLMPHMHTALVRMLFHERHRKDGAVTGKNRKLITDRETEILRHVQSGKNNQEIAQSLNISPLTVKNHMQKILRKLDVNNRAHAVAKAMALKITL; encoded by the coding sequence ATGAGAGACACTGAAAGGTTTATTGCTCTGACGGAACGAGAAATCGAGTATCTGTTCCGGATTATAGATTCATCTACTTGCATAACGCAGCGACATCAATTTTTTTTGTGGGCACAGGGGGAGGTGCAGAGTCTCCTGCCACATGTCATGCTCGTTTGCATATTCGACGACGGGTCTGAAGAATCCATCAGTATCGAAAAGTTTAGCCGCACGGAATTTTGCGCGGCCAAATTTTCCGACCTTTGCCGTGCGGAGGGCGGAATCATTTTCCGCCTCATGTCCGCCTGGAGCGCGGACGAAAATCAGCCGTTGCTGCTGTGCCCGAGTAAGCCTCAGGCCATTGCGTACCGCCAATTCGCCAACGACCTCAAGCGTGACGCTCTGGATCGCATTGCAGCGCACGGAATGCATGACACCAGCGGCCGTACAAGCAGTTTTTTCGCCTTCACACAGTTTTCCGTCCCCTTGACCGAGCGCCATGCGTATTTCCTCGAATTATTGATGCCTCACATGCACACGGCATTAGTGCGGATGCTGTTCCATGAACGGCATCGGAAGGACGGGGCTGTTACGGGGAAAAACAGGAAACTCATTACTGATCGCGAAACCGAAATCTTGCGCCATGTTCAGTCCGGCAAGAACAATCAGGAAATTGCGCAGTCGCTCAATATCAGCCCTCTTACCGTAAAAAACCATATGCAGAAAATCTTGCGCAAGCTGGATGTCAATAACCGTGCGCACGCCGTGGCTAAAGCAATGGCATTGAAGATCACGCTCTAG
- a CDS encoding type II secretion system protein — protein sequence MCNEKGYTFIWIMFVVAFAGIALAGAGQVWKTEARREKEKELLFVGEQFRLAIGSYYENSPGAKRYPDSLEKLLLDNRFPTATRHLRKIFHDPMTGVAEWGLISRPGVGITGVHSLSAHKPLKKANFHERYKSFAEADSYREWKFIYLPGEAGGGASQPQAQPQNQTNSPFDQKQPAQPQADQQQQTQPGSSMFPASPDPSGENDSLFRRREPPREGVNPG from the coding sequence ATGTGCAATGAAAAAGGTTATACCTTCATCTGGATAATGTTCGTAGTTGCGTTCGCCGGCATTGCGCTGGCTGGCGCGGGGCAGGTGTGGAAAACCGAAGCGCGGCGTGAGAAGGAAAAAGAGCTTTTATTCGTCGGAGAACAGTTCAGGCTCGCGATTGGATCGTACTACGAGAATTCTCCCGGCGCCAAGCGCTATCCGGATTCGCTCGAAAAATTGCTTCTCGACAATCGCTTCCCCACCGCCACCCGGCATTTGCGCAAGATTTTTCATGACCCGATGACTGGGGTTGCCGAATGGGGATTGATCAGCCGGCCTGGCGTCGGGATTACCGGGGTACACAGTCTCTCGGCTCATAAACCCCTTAAAAAGGCAAATTTTCACGAGCGCTACAAGTCTTTCGCAGAAGCGGACAGCTATCGCGAATGGAAGTTTATTTATTTGCCGGGCGAGGCGGGAGGCGGAGCCTCCCAGCCGCAGGCCCAGCCTCAGAATCAGACCAACTCCCCTTTCGATCAAAAACAACCCGCTCAACCACAGGCTGATCAACAGCAGCAAACTCAACCCGGTTCGTCCATGTTTCCGGCTTCACCAGACCCATCGGGCGAGAATGATTCCTTGTTCCGTCGGCGGGAGCCACCACGTGAAGGCGTAAACCCGGGCTGA
- a CDS encoding type II secretion system protein — MQNRQGENQSGALIPDKGYRGFTLVELLVVMAIIATLLSIVAPKYFNSLDRSKETVLRQDLNVMRDSIDKFYSDTGKYPADLAELVEKRYLRAVPVDPLTESADTWIAVPPADGSGGLYDVQSGAPGQAKNGTYYGAW; from the coding sequence ATGCAGAACAGGCAGGGGGAAAATCAAAGCGGCGCATTAATCCCTGACAAGGGCTATCGCGGCTTTACCCTGGTCGAACTACTGGTCGTGATGGCAATCATCGCGACCCTGCTCAGCATTGTTGCGCCTAAATATTTCAATTCGCTGGACCGGTCAAAGGAAACAGTGCTCCGCCAGGATCTGAATGTCATGCGCGACTCCATCGACAAGTTTTACAGCGATACCGGCAAATATCCGGCCGATCTCGCCGAGTTGGTGGAGAAGCGGTATTTACGCGCCGTTCCGGTTGACCCTCTTACTGAAAGCGCGGATACATGGATCGCAGTTCCTCCCGCGGACGGGTCGGGGGGCTTGTACGATGTCCAAAGCGGCGCGCCAGGACAGGCGAAGAACGGAACATATTACGGCGCCTGGTAG
- a CDS encoding type II secretion system protein — protein MATREFVARLKAESGFSLIELTIVVAIMAVLASSAVPLYELHVKREKEQELRVGLRQIREAIDAYKRAVSDGRIARKADESEYPRKLEDLITGVPDIKDPEKRKIYFLRRLPRDPMSEDPSLSDAETWGKRAYESPPDNPQEGDDVFDVYSRSQKTGLNGIAYDKW, from the coding sequence ATGGCGACAAGAGAGTTCGTCGCAAGGCTAAAAGCCGAGAGCGGTTTTAGTCTCATCGAACTAACCATTGTGGTCGCCATTATGGCAGTGCTGGCCTCCTCGGCTGTTCCCTTGTATGAGCTGCATGTGAAGCGGGAAAAAGAACAGGAATTGCGGGTGGGACTGCGGCAGATCCGGGAAGCAATCGATGCGTACAAACGCGCGGTCAGTGACGGCCGGATCGCCAGGAAAGCAGATGAATCGGAATACCCGCGCAAACTGGAGGATCTGATCACCGGCGTGCCGGACATCAAGGACCCGGAAAAGCGCAAAATCTATTTTTTACGCCGGTTGCCGCGCGATCCAATGTCAGAGGACCCTTCGTTATCCGATGCGGAAACGTGGGGGAAACGCGCTTACGAAAGTCCCCCGGATAATCCGCAGGAAGGCGACGACGTTTTTGATGTGTACTCGCGATCTCAAAAGACCGGCTTAAACGGTATCGCTTACGACAAATGGTGA
- a CDS encoding secretin and TonB N-terminal domain-containing protein has protein sequence MRAGAVVLFVAFLVMFAGCATKKEFTEGKRLIAEGKIDMGLASLEEAARKEPDNLEIRTILARQREAVAARHLLDADIARSKGDVASAEQGYRRALEINPHNDRSQEGLAGLDMDRRHGVILKQAEELMARKDYVAAEPELRTVLQENPQQKDARRLLQLITDMEFQAEKVGPVLKTAYKKPVTLEFRDAGLKSIFEIMARAAGINVVFDKDVRQDTKTSIFVRDTNVEDVFKLLLMTNQLTHKVLNENSVLIYPNTPAKQKEYQELSVRSFFVVNTDVKQIVAMVRGLVKTKDMHVDERLNSFVMKDTPDAIRLVERLVAVNDLADPEVMLEVEVLEIRRDLLRNLGFLYPDQVRVNMLNAATAAAGIPPPDFRISSAGINGGTGGLDNLTAIILNPALVINLKQTEAIINVLANPRIRVKNREKAKILIGDKVPVVTTTATANVGVASSVSYLEVGLKLDVESTITLQDEVSMKVSLEVSNIVKEVPIANGGLAYQVGTRTAATTLALKDGETQVLAGLISDDERAALTRVPGLGELPWVGKLFTNQNFTRNKTEIALLITPRIVRNISRPARADSDLHFGTENAVGARPVTIKKSAPNSLAMAPTGTGGGAGLAAESAVPTDEPRPSRDAAPAADGVPVLMLVGPEQVLADKEFAVSVSLGGADALPPAELELSYDPSVLELLDGGEKSGSRSLKLGKGGGFAELRFKAVAQKPVTTQVSIKSLTLQGESAGLPEVPLPPAVSIDIR, from the coding sequence ATGAGGGCGGGAGCGGTTGTTCTGTTTGTCGCGTTCCTGGTCATGTTCGCGGGGTGCGCAACCAAGAAAGAGTTTACGGAAGGCAAACGCCTGATTGCCGAAGGCAAGATAGACATGGGGCTTGCCAGCCTCGAAGAGGCGGCAAGAAAGGAGCCGGATAATCTTGAAATCCGCACCATACTTGCGCGTCAGCGAGAGGCAGTAGCGGCGCGTCACCTGCTGGATGCAGATATTGCGCGCTCGAAAGGCGATGTCGCTTCTGCGGAGCAAGGCTATCGTCGCGCACTGGAGATAAATCCACACAACGATCGCTCCCAGGAAGGCTTGGCCGGGCTGGACATGGACCGCCGCCACGGTGTGATACTGAAACAGGCGGAAGAACTGATGGCGCGAAAAGATTATGTGGCCGCCGAACCGGAGCTCCGCACTGTTCTGCAGGAAAATCCGCAGCAGAAGGACGCCCGCCGTCTCCTACAACTCATCACGGACATGGAGTTCCAGGCTGAAAAGGTCGGGCCGGTTCTGAAAACCGCGTATAAAAAGCCGGTTACGCTTGAGTTCCGCGACGCCGGTCTGAAATCCATCTTTGAAATAATGGCGCGCGCCGCGGGGATAAACGTCGTTTTCGACAAGGATGTCAGGCAGGATACTAAAACCAGCATTTTTGTGCGCGATACCAACGTTGAGGATGTGTTCAAGCTCTTGCTCATGACGAATCAGCTCACCCATAAGGTGCTTAACGAAAACTCGGTGCTGATCTATCCGAATACGCCCGCCAAGCAGAAGGAGTATCAGGAGTTGAGCGTCCGCAGTTTTTTCGTTGTGAACACCGATGTGAAGCAAATCGTCGCCATGGTCCGAGGACTGGTCAAAACCAAGGATATGCACGTCGACGAAAGGTTGAATTCGTTTGTCATGAAGGATACGCCGGATGCGATCCGCCTAGTCGAGCGACTGGTTGCCGTGAATGACCTCGCTGATCCGGAGGTCATGCTGGAAGTCGAAGTGCTCGAAATCAGACGCGATCTTCTGCGCAATCTCGGTTTCTTATACCCGGATCAGGTTCGGGTGAATATGCTGAACGCAGCCACGGCTGCTGCTGGTATTCCACCGCCAGATTTTCGAATAAGTTCCGCCGGAATCAATGGTGGCACCGGGGGCCTGGATAACCTGACGGCTATCATCCTCAACCCGGCATTGGTAATCAATCTCAAGCAAACCGAGGCAATTATCAACGTTCTAGCCAATCCCCGCATCCGGGTGAAAAACCGGGAGAAGGCAAAAATTCTCATTGGCGATAAGGTTCCGGTAGTCACCACCACCGCGACCGCCAACGTCGGCGTGGCGTCCTCCGTGAGCTATCTTGAAGTGGGGCTCAAGCTGGACGTCGAGTCCACAATCACCTTGCAGGACGAGGTCTCGATGAAAGTCAGCCTCGAGGTGAGTAATATTGTCAAAGAGGTGCCGATAGCAAATGGGGGCCTCGCCTATCAGGTAGGGACCCGTACCGCCGCCACCACGCTTGCGCTTAAGGATGGAGAAACACAGGTTCTCGCGGGATTGATCAGCGACGACGAACGCGCAGCGCTTACGAGAGTCCCGGGATTGGGTGAACTGCCATGGGTTGGGAAACTGTTTACGAACCAGAATTTCACGCGCAATAAGACTGAAATTGCGCTTCTGATAACCCCCCGTATCGTCCGAAATATCTCCCGCCCGGCAAGAGCGGACAGTGATCTTCATTTTGGCACCGAGAACGCGGTAGGGGCGCGTCCCGTCACAATCAAAAAGAGCGCACCCAATTCGCTAGCAATGGCACCCACGGGGACCGGTGGTGGGGCTGGTTTGGCCGCCGAGTCTGCAGTTCCAACAGACGAGCCGAGGCCTTCCAGGGATGCTGCCCCTGCCGCCGATGGCGTTCCTGTCCTGATGCTGGTGGGACCCGAGCAAGTGCTTGCCGACAAGGAATTCGCGGTCAGCGTAAGCCTGGGCGGAGCCGACGCGCTGCCACCTGCAGAGCTGGAACTCAGCTACGACCCGAGCGTACTGGAATTGCTGGATGGAGGCGAGAAATCAGGATCACGGTCGTTGAAGCTGGGTAAGGGAGGAGGATTTGCGGAACTGCGATTCAAAGCGGTTGCACAAAAACCGGTCACAACCCAAGTCTCGATCAAGAGCCTCACCCTACAGGGCGAAAGCGCAGGTCTTCCGGAAGTTCCATTGCCGCCTGCCGTCAGTATTGATATCCGCTAA
- a CDS encoding secretion system X translation initiation factor, translating to MTGAGAPSGRRTLWLGVALLASLLAAQWVSGEDGTADLEQVKEEATPRKQAPTAEIRSSSENARENELLRLDRLERRKFSTQAGDIFRAQSWAPPPPPQSEAEKNQPPPPPPLQFKYLGKIIEGEETQVFLALAERNYIVKPGEKINSQYRLDEVNDHAIIVTYLPLNAKQMLATAPVGEIR from the coding sequence ATGACAGGAGCGGGGGCACCAAGCGGGCGGCGCACATTATGGCTGGGGGTGGCATTGCTAGCCTCGCTTCTTGCCGCCCAATGGGTCAGTGGAGAGGATGGCACTGCGGATCTGGAGCAGGTTAAAGAAGAAGCAACTCCACGAAAACAGGCTCCTACGGCTGAAATTCGCTCGTCGAGCGAAAACGCGCGGGAAAATGAACTGCTTCGGCTCGATCGATTGGAGCGCAGGAAATTCAGCACCCAGGCCGGAGACATTTTTCGTGCTCAATCGTGGGCACCCCCTCCCCCTCCCCAATCTGAGGCCGAAAAAAATCAACCGCCTCCACCGCCGCCGCTTCAATTCAAATATCTCGGCAAGATTATTGAGGGTGAGGAAACCCAAGTATTCCTTGCGCTGGCTGAACGTAATTATATTGTCAAGCCAGGAGAGAAAATCAATAGCCAGTACCGCCTGGATGAGGTGAACGACCATGCAATCATCGTTACTTATCTTCCGCTCAATGCCAAGCAGATGCTTGCCACTGCACCGGTCGGAGAGATTCGATGA
- a CDS encoding fimbrial assembly protein — protein MRRLGLRFPDTGGGAERVGYIIMSLGLMMLGAVLYEFNLAMNEVAYWDTRIASVERRVQRTTAPQGTSSSSSSSSSYVGRDMKQEVKKANAVMSELDLPWQALFDSVEYAANHDVALLSFQPDPAGRMMRIGAEAKNIAAMLDFVGALEREPVLKDAHLLKYEIKRDDPHRPVIFLLTAIWA, from the coding sequence ATGCGCCGCCTTGGACTCAGATTTCCGGACACCGGCGGCGGGGCGGAGCGCGTGGGCTATATCATTATGTCGCTTGGCCTCATGATGTTGGGCGCTGTGTTGTATGAGTTCAATCTGGCCATGAACGAGGTGGCGTATTGGGATACCCGTATCGCCAGCGTTGAGCGGCGGGTTCAGCGCACCACGGCGCCCCAGGGCACTTCGTCTTCGTCATCGTCATCGTCGTCGTATGTCGGCCGCGACATGAAGCAGGAGGTAAAAAAAGCCAATGCGGTAATGAGCGAGCTTGATTTGCCGTGGCAAGCGCTTTTTGATTCGGTCGAATATGCCGCCAACCATGATGTGGCTCTGCTCTCCTTCCAACCGGACCCTGCCGGTCGCATGATGCGTATCGGCGCGGAGGCAAAGAACATTGCGGCGATGCTGGATTTCGTCGGCGCGCTGGAACGTGAGCCGGTGCTTAAGGATGCCCACCTGCTCAAATATGAAATCAAGCGGGACGATCCTCATCGGCCCGTCATTTTTCTGTTGACCGCAATATGGGCCTAA